From Cannabis sativa cultivar Pink pepper isolate KNU-18-1 chromosome 8, ASM2916894v1, whole genome shotgun sequence, a single genomic window includes:
- the LOC115701577 gene encoding uncharacterized protein LOC115701577: MVGEASHNNNPKPLHLLQLFSLKISPSSSPTSNNSSSIMKLKTLVNTLVWCHVRRLLRTLSTAKSKTISIVVHTIKEAQTMQLIIHPLTKNKNKKKKSTKSIFFGSFRLHYNFCSSKYSHVLPVPAPVFDGLSQLAPPAHGSTHFYYDSTWNNSVIQTGTSGDHGHEDDSQLSGYLQWLEERKVHGKSSGGCATDFNQTGGDAPAVPNDDIDKLADMFIANCHAKFILEKQESARRFKEMLERSA; the protein is encoded by the coding sequence atggttGGAGAAGCATCCCATAATAATAATCCCAAACCTCTCCACCTTCTACAACTCTTCTCACTCAAAATCTCACCTTCTTCCTCTCCAACTTCAAATAACTCATCATCCATTATGAAGCTCAAAACCCTTGTCAACACACTGGTCTGGTGCCACGTGCGACGCTTACTCCGGACCCTCTCAACAGCCAAATCAAAAACCATCTCCATTGTCGTCCACACCATAAAAGAAGCCCAAACGATGCAGCTGATTATTCACCCCTTAACGAAgaacaaaaacaagaaaaagaagAGCACCAAGAGCATATTCTTTGGCTCTTTCAGGCTCCACTACAACTTTTGCTCCTCCAAATACTCCCACGTGCTTCCCGTTCCGGCCCCAGTTTTCGACGGCTTATCACAGCTGGCGCCGCCGGCTCATGGCAGCACCCATTTTTACTATGACTCCACGTGGAATAATTCAGTTATACAAACTGGGACTAGTGGTGATCATGGTCACGAGGATGATTCTCAGCTCTCTGGTTACTTGCAATGGCTTGAGGAGAGGAAGGTGCATGGTAAGTCATCCGGTGGGTGCGCAACAGATTTTAATCAGACGGGTGGGGATGCGCCAGCTGTACCCAACGACGACATTGATAAGTTGGCTGATATGTTTATTGCCAATTGTCATGCTAAGTTCATTTTGGAGAAACAAGAGTCAGCTAGGAGATTCAAGGAAATGTTAGAGAGAAgtgcttaa